A portion of the Ricinus communis isolate WT05 ecotype wild-type chromosome 10, ASM1957865v1, whole genome shotgun sequence genome contains these proteins:
- the LOC8286338 gene encoding PHD finger-like domain-containing protein 5A: protein MAKHHPDLIMCRKQPGIAIGRLCEKCDGKCVICDSYVRPCTLVRVCDECNYGSFQGRCVICGGVGISDAYYCKECTQQEKDRDGCPKIVNLGSAKTDLFYERKKYGFKKR, encoded by the coding sequence ATGGCAAAGCATCATCCTGATTTGATCATGTGCAGGAAGCAACCGGGAATTGCTATTGGACGGCTATGTGAAAAGTGTGATGGTAAGTGTGTGATTTGCGACTCATATGTGCGTCCTTGCACGCTTGTGCGGGTTTGCGACGAATGTAACTATGGATCCTTCCAAGGTCGGTGTGTTATCTGTGGAGGAGTTGGCATTTCTGATGCATATTACTGCAAGGAGTGTACTCAACAGGAGAAAGACCGAGATGGGTGTCCAAAAATTGTCAATTTGGGAAGTGCAAAAACAGATCTATTTTATGAAAGGAAGAAGTATGGCTTTAAGAAGAGATGA